A window from Chryseobacterium vaccae encodes these proteins:
- the mnmG gene encoding tRNA uridine-5-carboxymethylaminomethyl(34) synthesis enzyme MnmG, which yields MISETYDVIVVGAGHAGCEAAAAAANLGSKTLLVTMNMQTIGQMSCNPAMGGIAKGQIVREIDAMGGYSGIVADKSAIQFKMLNLSKGPAMWSPRTQNDRMLFAEEWRLALENTPNLDFFQDMVKQLIVENNKVTGVVTSLGIEIKAKSVVLTNGTFLNGLIHVGDKQLGGGRMGEPRAFGITEQLVSLGFEAGRMKTGTPPRVDGRSLDYSKMEEQKGDQNPQKFSYLDTPKLTKQLSCHIVYTNETVHDILREGFDRSPMFNGTIQSLGPRYCPSIEDKINRFAERNRHQLFVEPEGWKTVEIYVNGFSSSLPEDVQIKAMKHIPGFENVKVFRPGYAIEYDYFPPTQLKHTLETKLIDNLYFAGQINGTTGYEEAAGQGLIAGINAHNKVHEKGEFILNRDEAYIGVLIDDLITKGTEEPYRMFTSRAEYRLLLRQDNADIRLTEKAYHLGLAKEDRLRKVETKLSESQKLEEFLRETSLKPGIINPILQSIESSPVDQAYRAAQILTRPNMTLEKLDEIEAIKEFSSQYNDEVREQAEINIKYKGYIEKEKENVAKLNRLENIKIPEDFDYTKLSSLSAEAKQKMTNVKPKTIAQAGRISGVSPADINVLLVYLGR from the coding sequence ATGATTTCAGAAACATATGATGTAATCGTAGTAGGTGCCGGACATGCAGGTTGTGAAGCAGCAGCAGCGGCAGCCAATTTAGGTTCAAAGACCCTACTTGTTACCATGAATATGCAGACCATCGGACAGATGAGTTGCAACCCGGCAATGGGTGGAATTGCGAAAGGACAGATCGTCCGTGAAATTGATGCGATGGGAGGATACTCCGGAATCGTAGCAGATAAATCTGCCATACAATTTAAAATGCTGAACCTTTCAAAAGGTCCCGCAATGTGGTCACCAAGAACTCAAAATGACAGAATGCTTTTTGCTGAAGAATGGAGACTCGCTTTAGAAAATACACCCAATCTTGATTTCTTTCAGGATATGGTAAAACAGCTTATTGTTGAAAATAATAAAGTAACCGGAGTTGTTACTTCTTTGGGAATTGAGATTAAAGCAAAATCTGTAGTTCTAACTAATGGAACTTTCCTTAATGGATTAATTCACGTTGGAGATAAACAATTAGGCGGAGGAAGAATGGGTGAACCAAGAGCATTCGGAATCACAGAACAATTGGTATCTTTAGGATTTGAAGCAGGAAGAATGAAAACCGGTACTCCACCGAGAGTAGACGGAAGAAGTTTGGATTATTCAAAAATGGAAGAACAGAAAGGAGATCAAAATCCGCAAAAGTTCAGCTATCTTGATACTCCGAAATTAACAAAACAACTAAGCTGCCATATCGTATATACTAATGAAACAGTACACGATATTTTAAGAGAAGGTTTTGACAGGAGTCCAATGTTCAATGGAACCATTCAAAGTTTAGGGCCAAGATACTGTCCAAGTATTGAAGATAAAATCAACCGTTTCGCAGAAAGAAACAGACACCAGCTTTTCGTAGAACCCGAAGGATGGAAGACCGTAGAAATTTACGTAAACGGATTCAGCTCTTCTCTTCCGGAAGATGTACAGATCAAAGCAATGAAACATATACCGGGATTTGAAAATGTAAAAGTTTTCCGTCCGGGCTATGCCATTGAATATGACTACTTCCCTCCTACCCAGCTAAAGCATACGTTAGAAACAAAACTGATCGACAATTTATATTTTGCAGGACAGATCAACGGAACAACAGGATATGAGGAAGCAGCAGGACAAGGTTTAATCGCCGGCATCAATGCCCACAATAAAGTACACGAAAAAGGAGAATTCATTCTTAACAGAGATGAAGCTTATATCGGCGTTCTTATTGACGACCTTATTACAAAGGGAACTGAGGAACCTTACAGAATGTTTACTTCACGTGCCGAATACAGACTTCTTTTAAGACAGGACAATGCAGATATCAGATTAACGGAGAAAGCATACCATTTAGGCCTTGCCAAAGAAGACAGATTAAGAAAAGTAGAAACAAAACTATCTGAAAGTCAAAAACTTGAAGAGTTTCTACGCGAAACTTCTTTAAAACCAGGAATAATCAACCCTATTCTGCAATCTATAGAAAGCAGTCCTGTAGATCAGGCATACAGAGCTGCACAGATCCTCACCAGACCTAATATGACTTTAGAAAAGCTGGATGAAATTGAAGCCATCAAAGAATTCTCATCTCAATACAATGACGAAGTAAGAGAGCAGGCTGAAATTAATATCAAGTACAAAGGGTATATAGAAAAGGAAAAGGAAAATGTTGCCAAACTTAACCGTCTTGAAAATATTAAAATCCCTGAAGATTTTGATTATACCAAGCTTTCAAGCCTTTCTGCAGAGGCAAAACAGAAAATGACCAACGTAAAACCGAAAACAATAGCACAAGCAGGAAGAATCAGCGGTGTTTCCCCTGCTGATATCAACGTTTTGCTGGTCTATTTAGGACGTTAA
- a CDS encoding patatin-like phospholipase family protein, whose translation MRKLLFLFFIFPLLMIQSQVKKDLVIPKNPRIGLSLAGGGAKGFSHVGVLKVLDSLGVKVDYIAGTSMGAIVGGLYASGYSGKEIEKIVMDTDFYSLIMDPKSRQESSFFNKSVDKYLLSIPLKNGKMSLPSSISTGQRNVYLLKELFKNVSNIDDFSKLPIPFMCVATNLESGNMQIFEKGDLVQSIMASSAFPSLMDPVKISDSIYIDGAMTVNYPSKPLKDKGIDIVIGVDLNQDLSKREDLSNIISILNQVIDFGIKRDTKRQYKYTDINIKPNLKGMSATSYDDKKKILDSGYAEGMKYTSILDQLPKRQFDRLRQRINPIYSNVYKIDSIALDGGRIYGKNYVLGKMGLRLPSLQTYGSINKKIDRLVATNNYKFINYDIISENDASYLKLYVTEDEARHFLKVGLHYDEIFKTGLLLNYSAKRLLTKNSNLSLDVVVGDKPRYYLNYFIDNGYIPGFGIYSSGMTIDLKNLDNNVVDKWEWFRNEAFIQSVWKDKFAIGGGISHDYFGAEINGLNKRYMRFLNPYVFLKSDTQNDKDFPSRGIYINTEGKVIDLLKSEVEKRVIQIKADIRLNIPLSKQFSYRLNLYGGITLGDDLPEFYQYRLGGIFEQNLVNFKSFGGFYFAQLNANNVILVSNDVQFKFNKNYFLSGNFSFANLSNDISFEDAAKVNFSSLGLTAGYKSPFGQIKINFSHSLKNNQKGIFSVILGHWF comes from the coding sequence ATGAGAAAACTCCTGTTTCTATTTTTCATATTCCCTTTACTAATGATCCAGTCCCAGGTAAAAAAGGATCTGGTCATTCCGAAAAATCCCAGAATAGGTCTTTCGCTTGCGGGCGGAGGAGCCAAAGGTTTTTCACATGTCGGAGTACTGAAAGTATTAGATTCCCTAGGAGTAAAAGTGGATTATATTGCCGGAACCAGTATGGGAGCCATTGTAGGTGGTTTGTATGCTTCAGGTTATTCGGGAAAGGAAATAGAAAAAATTGTCATGGACACAGACTTCTATTCTTTAATTATGGATCCGAAATCCAGACAGGAATCTTCTTTTTTCAACAAATCAGTAGACAAGTATCTTTTATCCATTCCATTAAAGAACGGAAAAATGTCACTGCCTTCTTCCATCAGCACTGGGCAGAGGAATGTTTATCTTCTTAAAGAATTATTCAAGAATGTTTCCAATATCGACGACTTTTCGAAGCTTCCCATTCCTTTTATGTGTGTAGCCACCAATCTGGAAAGCGGCAATATGCAGATCTTTGAAAAAGGAGATCTCGTACAGTCTATTATGGCGAGTTCTGCTTTTCCTTCTCTGATGGACCCTGTAAAAATTAGCGACAGTATTTATATTGATGGTGCTATGACGGTTAATTATCCCTCAAAGCCTTTAAAGGACAAAGGAATCGATATCGTCATCGGGGTGGACCTTAACCAGGATCTTTCAAAAAGAGAGGATTTAAGCAATATTATTTCAATTCTGAACCAGGTAATTGATTTCGGAATTAAAAGAGATACGAAAAGACAATATAAATATACAGACATCAATATCAAACCTAATCTGAAAGGAATGTCCGCAACCAGCTATGATGACAAGAAAAAAATTCTTGACAGCGGGTATGCGGAAGGGATGAAATATACCTCAATACTGGACCAGCTTCCGAAACGGCAGTTTGACCGTCTCAGACAACGCATCAATCCAATCTACTCCAATGTGTATAAGATTGACAGTATCGCTTTAGATGGAGGACGTATTTACGGTAAAAACTATGTTTTGGGAAAAATGGGTCTTCGCCTCCCCTCTCTGCAAACTTATGGAAGTATAAATAAAAAAATAGACAGACTGGTTGCCACCAATAATTACAAGTTTATCAACTACGATATCATTTCTGAAAATGATGCAAGCTATCTCAAGCTCTACGTAACAGAAGATGAAGCCCGTCATTTTTTAAAGGTAGGTCTTCATTATGATGAAATATTCAAGACCGGACTTCTTTTAAATTACTCCGCAAAGAGGCTTTTAACCAAAAACTCTAATCTTTCACTGGATGTAGTTGTAGGAGATAAACCAAGATATTATCTTAATTACTTTATTGATAATGGATATATTCCCGGTTTCGGAATTTATTCTTCCGGAATGACGATTGATTTAAAGAACTTAGATAATAATGTAGTGGATAAATGGGAATGGTTCCGAAATGAAGCCTTTATACAGTCTGTCTGGAAGGATAAATTTGCGATCGGAGGCGGAATCAGCCATGACTATTTCGGAGCAGAAATAAACGGCTTAAATAAGCGGTATATGCGTTTTCTGAATCCATATGTATTTTTAAAGAGTGATACTCAAAATGATAAAGATTTTCCTTCCAGAGGTATTTATATTAATACAGAAGGAAAAGTAATTGATCTCCTCAAATCTGAAGTAGAAAAAAGAGTGATCCAGATAAAGGCAGATATCAGACTGAATATTCCTCTGTCTAAGCAGTTCTCTTACCGCCTGAATTTATACGGTGGAATTACCCTTGGTGATGATCTTCCGGAATTTTACCAGTACAGACTGGGTGGAATTTTTGAACAGAATCTGGTTAATTTTAAAAGCTTCGGAGGCTTCTACTTTGCCCAACTGAATGCTAACAATGTGATATTGGTTTCAAACGATGTTCAGTTTAAATTCAATAAAAACTATTTTCTAAGCGGAAATTTCAGCTTTGCCAATCTTTCCAACGATATAAGTTTTGAAGATGCAGCCAAGGTAAATTTCAGCTCACTTGGGCTAACAGCCGGATATAAATCTCCTTTCGGGCAGATTAAAATAAACTTTAGCCATTCATTAAAAAATAATCAAAAAGGCATATTCAGTGTTATATTAGGACACTGGTTTTAA
- a CDS encoding bifunctional UDP-N-acetylmuramoyl-tripeptide:D-alanyl-D-alanine ligase/alanine racemase → MNYTVQQIAATTNSQTIGDKDLEVKNIAFDSRIIYSTKNTAFIAVNTHKNSGEKFIEAAIDRGIDIIISEHHYPQFENVTWIIVENAVDFLQKLAKYHFENAALKSIGITGSNGKTILKEWLYQCLWNEFPTVKSPKSFNSQIGLPLSLLQINSSHQLGIFEAGISHPHEMEKLENIFHPQIGLLTHIGTAHAANFNSEEELIDEKIILFRHSEVIIYNGDNSLVDKKIKELYSSRKLISYGLKENNQVSIKNYPSKDEKIIVKYFDEEISFPVHQRDEATLTNALALVTVLKELHIDNQKIIEKINTLKAVEMRLEAIEGIKNNIVINDSFNLDLDSLKTALQFLKEYNKSKKSLVLTDIVGVNSNSKELYEEVSELVNEQQFDSVFLIGDKISKFKELFKSKTYTFISTQELIDSKHLTEIENQIILLKGARKFEIEKLKDILELRKHDTVLEINLNAILHNINYHKSLLKPGTKMMAMVKANAYGLGSYEISEFLQHHHIDYLGVAFADEGVELRKKGITTPIIVMNPEQHSYDAIIEYNLEPEIYSFRVLELFYDTVQKSGYDKKYPIHIKLETGMHRLGFKDFELDQLGEALSNKNLKVQSIFSHLSSSDMPEEKEFTLKQLEVFDKNSAYLIEKLGYAPLRHILNSSGITSYTNHQYDMVRIGIGMLGESPSSEIQKQLQSVVSFKTVISQISTVENGESVGYSRKYKPDHAAKIATIPVGYADGIPRMIGNQVGSLGVNKALAPIVGNICMDMMMINVDHIPNVKEGDKVTIFNAQPSLKEFAGYCKTITYEVLTSISPRVKRIYIKD, encoded by the coding sequence ATGAACTATACAGTACAACAAATTGCAGCCACTACCAATTCGCAAACGATTGGTGATAAGGATCTGGAAGTAAAAAACATAGCTTTTGACAGCAGAATCATCTATTCAACAAAGAATACCGCATTTATTGCAGTAAATACGCATAAAAACTCGGGAGAAAAATTTATTGAAGCTGCTATTGACAGGGGAATTGATATCATTATCTCAGAACATCATTATCCGCAGTTTGAAAATGTAACATGGATCATTGTTGAAAATGCCGTGGATTTTCTTCAGAAATTAGCTAAATATCATTTTGAAAATGCAGCACTGAAATCTATAGGAATTACCGGAAGCAATGGAAAAACCATTTTAAAAGAATGGCTTTATCAGTGCTTGTGGAATGAATTTCCAACTGTGAAAAGCCCGAAGAGCTTTAACTCTCAGATTGGCCTTCCTCTATCGTTGCTGCAAATCAACAGTTCTCATCAACTGGGAATTTTTGAAGCAGGGATTTCCCACCCGCATGAAATGGAGAAACTGGAGAATATCTTCCATCCTCAAATCGGACTGCTTACTCACATCGGAACGGCTCACGCAGCCAATTTTAATTCTGAAGAAGAACTGATTGATGAAAAGATCATCCTTTTCAGACATTCTGAAGTTATTATTTATAACGGAGACAATTCTTTGGTAGACAAAAAGATAAAAGAATTATATTCAAGCAGAAAATTAATTTCCTACGGTCTTAAAGAAAACAATCAGGTTTCCATCAAAAATTATCCTTCAAAAGATGAAAAAATCATTGTGAAATATTTTGATGAAGAGATCTCCTTCCCTGTTCACCAACGAGACGAAGCTACCTTAACAAATGCTCTTGCCCTTGTTACAGTTCTGAAAGAACTTCATATCGACAATCAGAAAATCATAGAAAAGATCAATACTTTAAAAGCCGTAGAAATGCGTCTTGAAGCAATTGAGGGAATTAAAAACAATATTGTCATCAATGATTCTTTTAACCTTGATCTGGATTCTCTGAAAACAGCTCTTCAGTTTCTGAAGGAATATAATAAATCTAAAAAATCATTGGTTCTGACAGATATTGTCGGGGTTAATTCCAATTCTAAAGAACTCTACGAAGAAGTTTCCGAACTCGTGAATGAACAGCAGTTTGATTCTGTATTCCTGATCGGAGACAAAATATCAAAATTCAAAGAATTGTTTAAATCTAAAACGTATACTTTCATCAGCACTCAGGAATTAATTGACAGTAAGCATCTTACTGAAATTGAAAACCAGATCATCCTGCTGAAAGGAGCCAGAAAATTTGAAATTGAGAAGCTTAAAGATATTCTTGAACTCAGAAAACATGATACGGTCCTGGAAATCAATCTGAATGCTATTCTTCATAATATCAACTATCATAAATCCCTGCTGAAGCCGGGAACCAAAATGATGGCTATGGTAAAAGCCAACGCTTACGGATTGGGAAGCTATGAAATTTCAGAATTTTTACAGCATCATCATATTGATTATTTAGGGGTAGCATTTGCTGACGAAGGCGTTGAACTTCGCAAAAAAGGGATTACCACCCCTATTATTGTGATGAATCCTGAGCAACACAGCTATGATGCCATCATTGAATATAATCTGGAACCTGAAATTTACAGTTTCAGAGTTTTGGAACTGTTTTACGATACCGTACAAAAATCAGGATACGACAAAAAATATCCAATTCATATTAAACTGGAAACCGGAATGCACAGACTTGGTTTCAAAGATTTTGAACTGGATCAGTTAGGTGAAGCTTTAAGTAATAAAAACCTGAAGGTTCAGAGTATCTTCAGCCATCTTTCTTCTTCAGACATGCCCGAAGAAAAAGAATTTACATTAAAGCAGCTGGAAGTTTTCGACAAAAATTCTGCTTATTTAATTGAAAAACTAGGGTATGCCCCCCTTCGCCACATCCTGAATTCTTCTGGAATAACAAGTTATACCAACCATCAGTATGATATGGTGAGGATCGGAATAGGAATGCTTGGAGAATCACCAAGTAGTGAAATACAAAAACAATTACAGTCTGTTGTCAGCTTTAAAACCGTTATTTCTCAGATTTCAACTGTAGAAAACGGAGAATCAGTTGGTTACAGCAGAAAATACAAACCAGATCATGCTGCAAAGATCGCAACAATTCCTGTAGGATATGCAGATGGAATTCCCCGAATGATAGGAAATCAGGTAGGAAGCCTGGGTGTAAACAAAGCACTGGCTCCTATTGTTGGAAATATCTGTATGGATATGATGATGATAAACGTAGATCATATCCCGAATGTAAAAGAAGGCGATAAAGTTACTATCTTTAATGCGCAGCCCAGCTTAAAAGAATTTGCAGGCTACTGCAAAACGATAACCTATGAAGTACTAACATCCATTTCACCCCGGGTGAAACGGATTTATATAAAAGATTAG
- a CDS encoding thymidine kinase, giving the protein MFLENTINHSKQSGWMEVICGSMFSGKTEELIRRLRRAEMAGQNVEIFKPKLDTRYSDEDVVSHNHNKIRSTAVENPNEILLLASNCDVVGIDEAQFFDESIVDIANELANSGIRVVVAGLDMDFLGRPFGPMPNLMATAEYVTKVHAICKRTGNLANYSMRTSQGNDLVELGETESYEAVSRRVFIDEVLLKRK; this is encoded by the coding sequence ATGTTTTTAGAAAATACAATTAATCATTCCAAACAAAGTGGTTGGATGGAAGTTATCTGCGGCTCTATGTTTTCCGGAAAAACCGAAGAGTTGATCCGAAGACTGAGGAGAGCAGAGATGGCGGGACAGAATGTAGAGATTTTTAAACCCAAACTGGATACACGGTATTCTGATGAGGATGTTGTTTCCCATAATCACAATAAAATCCGCAGTACAGCAGTAGAAAATCCCAATGAAATTCTCCTTCTGGCTTCCAACTGTGATGTAGTAGGTATTGATGAAGCCCAGTTTTTTGATGAAAGCATTGTAGATATTGCCAACGAACTTGCCAACAGCGGGATAAGAGTAGTGGTTGCAGGACTGGATATGGATTTTCTGGGGCGCCCATTCGGGCCGATGCCTAATTTGATGGCTACCGCCGAATATGTTACAAAAGTGCATGCTATTTGCAAGAGAACAGGCAACCTGGCCAATTATTCCATGAGAACCTCACAGGGCAATGACCTTGTGGAACTGGGAGAAACAGAGAGCTATGAAGCCGTAAGCCGCAGGGTTTTTATTGATGAAGTGCTTTTGAAGAGAAAGTAA
- the ybeY gene encoding rRNA maturation RNase YbeY has translation MIQFFYENLPESVATDYQQWLEDIILSEEKKLGEISYIFCDDEYLLKINQDYLQHDYYTDIITFDYVKGKTISGEIFVSLQRVSDNASTLSRDYEEEVRRVLAHGILHLAGYKDKTEEEEKEMRRKEDFYLNKYYNLKG, from the coding sequence ATGATACAATTCTTTTACGAAAACTTACCGGAATCTGTAGCTACAGATTACCAGCAATGGCTGGAAGATATTATTCTTTCAGAAGAAAAAAAACTAGGTGAAATCAGTTACATTTTCTGTGATGATGAATACCTTCTTAAGATTAATCAAGATTATTTACAGCATGATTATTATACCGATATCATCACTTTTGATTATGTAAAAGGCAAAACAATAAGCGGTGAGATTTTTGTATCTTTGCAGCGCGTTTCGGATAATGCTTCTACTCTATCCAGAGATTATGAAGAAGAAGTAAGAAGGGTCTTAGCTCATGGAATTTTACACCTTGCAGGATACAAAGACAAGACTGAAGAAGAGGAAAAAGAGATGCGTAGAAAAGAAGATTTCTATTTGAACAAATACTATAATTTAAAGGGTTAG